A window of Sus scrofa isolate TJ Tabasco breed Duroc chromosome 15, Sscrofa11.1, whole genome shotgun sequence genomic DNA:
aaccaaaaaaagaaaaaaaaaaaaaaagaaaatatctaggaAGCTAACACTGATAGTCAGTAAACCCTAGGCTTGGGCCAAGGGCAGGACAGGGTTGTAAAAAGTGAGAGGACTTGAAGTTGGACTGATCTGGATTTGAATGCAGACTCTGACTGACCATGGGTAATGCCAGACAGGGGACTCCTTCTGGAGTGGCTGGGAGACTCAAAGGAGATGCACCATGGTGTTCAGTGAAGGGCAGCCTCTCTTTCCTCTTACTGCTATTAATAAACTTAGGGTTAGTCTGTCAGGGACAATAGGACAAAATGATTAAGAATATggactcgggagttcccgtcgtggcgcagtggttaacgaatccgactagaaaccatgaggttgcgggttcggtccctgaccttgctcagtgggttaaccatctgacgttgccgtgagctgtggtgtaggttgcagacgcggctcggatcccgcgttgctgtggctctggcgcaggccaggggctacagctccgattcgacccctagcctgggaacctccatatgccgcgggagcggcccaaagaaatagcaaaaagaccaaaaaaaaaaaaaaaaaaaaaaagaatatggactcggagttcctgttgtggcacagcggaaacgaatctgactaggaaccatgaggtttcgggtttgattcccagcctcgctcagtgggttaaggatccggcattgctgtgagccgtggtgtaggtcacagacgtggcttggatcccgtgttgctgtggctgtggtgtaggccggcagctacagcgttGGTGgaacccctagactgagaacctccatatgccgtggatacgaccctaaaaagataaaaagacaaaaaaatatatatatatatagactccatCCAGTCCTCTGGGTTGACGTCCATACTTTTCATTTGTTAActgggtgacctcaggcaagttactgaatatttctgtgtctccatttttttttttttgaccatacccgcagcttgtggaagttccctgggatTGAagggcaccacagcagtgatccgagtcactgcagtgggtcgctgctgtggcacaggttcgatccgaGGAACTTCTGCTTGCAGTGGAcacagccacaaaagaaaaaatatataagataacaaactggggagttcctgctgtggtgcagtggcaatgaatccaactagtatccatgaagatgcgggtttgatccccggcctcactcagtgggttaaggatctggctgtggcataggctggcacctgaggctccaatttgacccctagtctaggaatttcatatgccctgggtgcagtcctaaaaaggaaaaaaaaaaaaaggaacacttgttGGCTTTTAAAAGACAatactcaggttttttttttttaattttatttatttatttttttgtctttttgctatttcttgggccgttcccgcggcatatggaggttcccaggctaggggtctaattggagctgtagccaccagcctacaccacagccacagcaataccagatccgagccgtgtctgtgacctacaccacagctcacggcaacgccagatccttaacccactgagcaagggcagggatcaaacccgcaacctcatggttcctagtcagattcatttctgctgcaccacaacaggaactccgaagatTCAATATTTCTGATGAAAGTTTATCATCCAAATCAAGATAGGCTATAATGAAAACTTAGcattaaaaaaactcaataattttttttttttttttgtctttttgctatttcttgggccgctcccgcggcatatggaggttctcaggctaggggtccaactggagctgtagccaccggcctacgccggagccacagcaacgtgggatccgagccgcgtctgcaacctacaccacagctcacggcaacaccggatcgttaaccactgagcaagggcaaggaccgaacccgcaacctcatggttcctagtcggattcgttaaccactgcgccactacgggaactcctttttttttttttttttttttttttaaattttatttatttatttattttttgtctttttgctcagtttcttaaaactcaaattttaaagcagaaaatttttaaaacttttcagcTCAACTTATTCTAATTATAAATCTAATGAATGTTAATAGATTTTAAGGTGGCTTTGATTAATAATTCATCCCCTTCAAAATTAAAACTGCTTTAAGCAGTTTATGCCATATTTATTCATTCCATATATTCTACttcctttttgttatttatttatttattttgctttttagggccgcagttgcagcatatggaggttcccaggctaggagtccaatcagagttacagctgaaAACctagccagagctacagcaacgctggatccttaaccccctgagtgaggccagggatcaaacccacatcctcatgggtactagtcagattcgtttcccccgCACCGCAATGGGAAATCCCctttacttcctttttaaaagcaattttgttATACtgcaattatatctcagtaacgTTAGAAAAAACATAGGTTCCTTGATAGCCTAGtgcttaaaggatccagtgttgtcactgctgtggctctagttcgaaccctggcccaggaacttccacattctgtgggtatggccaaaatttaaaaatcagaatctcagcttaactctctctctctctctctctctctctctctctctctctctctctctccctctctctgtcttttttggtctttttagggctgcactcgctgaatatggaggttcccaggctcagagttgaattggagctggcctacaccacagcagcgtcagatccGAGCCGGACTGCACCCTACGCcaaaactcatggcaacaccggatccttaacccactgagtgaggccagggatcaaacctgtgtcctcatggatgccagtcagattcacttcctctgagccatgacaggaattcctcagcTTATCTTTTAAGCATCCTGTTATgccaaattattttaaacatttcaagaACTTGAAATGCCAAATACACACAATGTAATACAAAACAATATTAATCCTGTTAGTTTGATTCTCTTAAGCCCTTCTACATATAATTCTAAATCTCCCCAAAGTTGGTGGATATTTACCATATAAGAAGATGTTTAAAGATTACCTTCCCAAGTGATAAGGGAGATGGGGGTGAGGGAAAGAATAATTCCTTAGGTGACTGAGGATTCAGggtaaggttttttctttttttgtgaccCTATCAGGCTgaactgcctctttttttttttttttttttgctttttagggccacatccatggcatttggaggctctcaggctagtggtccaatcagagctatagctgccagcctacacccacagtcacagcaactcaggacctgagccatgtctatgacctacaccgcagctcacgacaacactgaatccttaacccactgagcaaggccagggatcaaacctgcgtcttcacggatgctagtctgatttgttaaccactgagccacgctgggaactcctgaacgcctttgtttttgttgttgttgtttgtggtGGTgatagtttttttggtttgtttgtttgtttttgccattcccatggcatgtggaagttcccaggccagggactgaacccgagacACCACAGTGACCtaggctactgcagtgacaatgccagatacttaatccactgagccacaatgggaactccctgagctgctTTTTATAGCCACTATGTTGTAGCTtgggtcctggctctgccagttattagctgtgaccttgggaagaCATTTAACCTCTTGGTTCCTCAATTTTCTTAGCCATAAagtggaggggggaaaaaagcacctGTTCACAGGTTTAgcctgaagattaaatgagataatgtacatgAAGTCCTTTAGAAGAGCGCCTGGCCGAAGGTAAGGCCTGGCCAAAGGTAAGGCAGAGTTTAAGTGTTTGCTGTGACTGTCGTTATTAGAACCACAGCGTGTGGGCGAATCACAAGGCTTCTAATTGGTAGTATGCATGGGAGGCCATGTCTGATTCAGAGCTACAACTTCTAAGGTCATTCTACTGACCCATGTCATTCCCCTGCCTCCTAAGAACGGCAAATGCTCCCTCTGCTGGACAATACTTGAGGCTTGGGCTGAGCCCCAGAAGCCACCGTGCCTACCAATTCCTTCAAGGTTTGGATGTTTGGTGAATGGGTTGAGGGCCCTTTAAGAGGCAGTAGCTAGCTCCCAGTTGCCATGGAGACAGCTGGCTACAAACCCAGAAGCAACAGGCAGCATGTCCTCTAAAGTTCAATCCAAAGGTGAGAGAAGGgctgaggggttggggggggttggggggggcgctggaagggggaggggcatctTCTCCCTCTCCATCCACCCTGGGGTGGCCTTGGAGAATTCTGCCCTTGAGACCCCTGTCCCACATCTGTCCCTCTCCCCAGGGTCCTTCATCTGCAATCTCAGCCTCTCTTCCCTCCATAGGCTCCAAAGCCAAGGACCACCAGCCTTCCGCCCAAGCGGGTCTGCCACCCCCTGAGGCCAATGCGGAAGCCATCCACTTCCTTGATTCCCTCCGTGAGCCTGGGCAGTGGGGATGGAGGGGATGGGCACCAGGGTggacaggagagaagagagagaaaaggcccaGAACTGCCTGGCCCCCATCTCTCTTGATTCTCCTGGGACTCAGAAAGGGCGAGAGGCCTAGTAGTAGATATTCTTCAAGGGAAGACCCCCCGGGGaggccatgggggtgggggtgggggtgtgtctTCCCGGCTGGCTGCTGTAGAGGGGAGGCAGGGGCTCCCTGGGGGACCTGGAATGAGGAGAAGGTGAGCGGAGACTGTGGGGCACTGATGATCAGGGGGTCAGAGAGTTGAGGCCTAGGAATGGGGGCTTCAACGGTCTCCACGGGACCCTCACCTCCCAGGGCAGGAGGAGCTGCTGATGCTGCTCTTCTCGGAGACCCTGGTCATGGTGTCAGACACAGGGGAGCCTCAGGGAGAGCTGACCATTGATGTGCAGAGAGGGAAATACAAGGATGAATTTGGTATCATGTCCTACTGCCCCTTCGTGCACGCCTCCAGCCGCGGCTACGTGGACGGAGTCCTCTGCGGAACCTCGCTTCTGGGTAGAGCTCCTGCTGCCCCAtatcctcctccccctcccttcctccactgctcccccctcccctcaaccTCCACCCAGGACCACACCATTGACTTCACCTTGGGACCAGAATGAGGCAAAGagagtgcctgacacagaggGGTGGCAGGGAGGTCTTTCCTGTGGCCACCCTCGCCTGAGTCCTCCAGCCTGggcccccaccctcccttcctgcaATCTCCGGCCCCACCTCCCGTGATGGCAGCGTTCACCTGCCTCCCCCCAGGCTACCTTTCCTGGAAACTGGAGATCGTGGAACAACATAATCAGGAGTTCATCAAGGTATCTCCTGGGGCTCCCCAGCCTTGACTCCAAACCAGGATGAGAAAATAGAGACccgaggagggaggaagggggttcAGAGGACTGTCACCTCAATTCTCTTCCCAGTTACCCTgcaccccccaccacacacaactTGGAAACCAGTCCATCTAGGGTCCTGGAGGTCCACAGAGGGTTGCTTCTGAAGACCTTCTCCTAATACACAAATCCTGGGTCCAGCCCACCCTCAGCCTCCTCCGGCCCAAGCGTCTAGCATCTCCCTTGGGGCCAAGTGGGATGGCCTTTCCCAAAGGCTTGTCACTACCTCTCCTCTAAATTCTGCTCTGTGCCCTCtatatgctgtggccctaaaaaaaaaaagtaaataaaaaagaaaatgggcatgATTTCTGTGGGACAATTCTTCAGTAGGTGTGGTTTCCTTCCAGAAGTTCCAGAAGTGGTCATGTTCCAGAAGTTAGCTAAGTGGCTGGCGTGAACTCCAGAATACAGATTTTTAGAAGatgggcatggagttcccgtcgtggcgcagtggaaacaaatcctactaggaaccatgaggttgcaggttcaatccctggcctcactgagtgggttaaggatccggcattgccatgagctgtggtgtagatcgcagacgtggctcggatctggcatttctgtgactctggcgtaggccggcagcgacagctccaattagacccctagcctgggaacctccatatgccgcgggtatgcccctaaaaagacaagccaaaaaaaaaaaatctgtattctgAAGTTCCTTTGCCTTTCAACTCGAGGTTGCCCCATAATATGACTCCCATTCTTGAACGTGACCACACATGGAAGGTTTTCTATCCAAACCgcccctcagttttctcacttatGAAGGAGAACAGGGCAATCTCATCCGTGTACAGTCTGATGAGTCCCTCCATGCTCTGGCCCTCAGTTCCACACCCTTCCCATGGAACGGAAGATGAAGTTGCTGAAGCAGGATGATCAGCTGGCCGTGACCAGAACTGTCAAGGAGGGTGAGGTAAGGACGGGGCCAGATGGGAGCCATGCTCTGCATCTTCTTTGGAACCAGGAGCAGGGGACAGATGGTGTCAGGCCAGGAGCCTGGACGGGGGACCATATGGACTGGACCATATGCTCATCACCTGGCTGGCCCAACCCTCTCCCCACTTTCCGGCTCAAGGTCCCTGACCCAGATTTGTCCTGAACAGGAAGTGAAGACTAAAGTGATCGTGTTCCCCTGGCACTCCATTGCGGGCTTCATCTCCGAGGCTGCCAACCTAGTGCTGCTGAGGGTGATGGGCTGGCGGCGGACAGTGCCCAGCAATGCCCGTTTCCTGGCCTTGGACACCGAGGGCAAACTCTGCTATTCCACTTATGTGAGGGGTCTCCCTGGGCGGGGGACTTGGCCTGGGGCAATGAGAAGGGGCACAGAGGACACTGAGGCGGGAGAAAAGACCGCTGTGGCGTGGAAGacgaggtgggggcagggataaACCCAGGGCACGGGGGTGAGACCTCCAAAGGCAGGAGAAAGCAAGACCACTGTTGCTAGAGAAGATCAGTGTGAGGCAGGTGGAGTGAATGAGAGGGACAAAAAGTGGAAGCAGCAGAGGAAAGTAACACTTTTTCACAAAAGTCAGtccaggaaaaagaaacacagtgggggactgcttttttattttgtctttttagggccgaacccacagcacatggaagttccccgggctgggggtcaaatcggagctgcatctgaggtctacaccacagccacagcatctgtgacctatgccacagcttatgacaagcttaacccactgaggcagaccagggtcaaacctgcagccccgtggatcctagtcggatacTCGTGGATTGttagcctactgagccacacCTGGAACTCCAACAGTGCTTCAAGTTTTAATTACAAATGggcagcctgggagttcccgtcgtggtgcagtggttaacgaatccgactaggaatcatgaggttgagggttcgatccctgcccttgctcaatgggttaaggatccagcgttgccgtgagctgtggtgtagtttgcagacgcggct
This region includes:
- the CATIP gene encoding ciliogenesis-associated TTC17-interacting protein (The RefSeq protein has 4 substitutions compared to this genomic sequence), with the translated sequence MSSKVQSKGSKAKDHQPSAQAGLPPPEANAEAIHFLDSLQQEELLMLLFSETLVMVSDTGEPQGELTIDVQRGKYKDEFGIMSYCPFVHASSRGYVDGVLCGTSLLGYLSWKLEIVEQHNQEFIKFHTLPMERKMRLLKQDDQLAVTRTVKEGEEVKTKVIVFPWHSIAGFISEAANLVLLRVMGWRRTVPSNARFLALDTEGKLCYSTYQALGSQTIQVGRQQVEVFIVEQTVHSEEGIPMSYQFYLLSDGHLAKRIQVGSPGCCTITKVPILREEDAIEPRPVFEKKPLMWEEDMELFSKFMDRKEELRLSHNSYLRQHPEAHALISDFLLFLLLRQPADVVTFAAEYFGPFAMRRASTPALRSSNRPSPFRALEPEGGEAEEREAGSKAGEGPAG